CGGCGGGCCCGGTGGAGTGGGTTCCCGGCTGCCCGGCGCGGGCCCGGCACAGCCCGGCTCACCAGGGCTTTGACGGTCCGCTCGGACGCCCGTTCCCATGACTCGGGCTCTATGACCGATCTATGACGATTCGCCACATCTGTCCGCCAGGTACTCCCCTCCGCCGCCGAGGGCGAGTATGGTGATCGTCGTCGCTGCGGGTACGACCTGTCCGCAGCGGGCGCCACGGCGTATCCGGGGTCACCTCCGGAGCCACGCAGCGGTCGCCGGTCGGCCACCCCACCAGGGCAGTCGCCCGGCCCGGCCGCCGGCGGAGCGTCCCGGCCCGCGGTCCGGCCCGCAGCCCCGTCCGCGGGGCGGCCCGGGGGATCTCGCCGGGGCCGTGCCCTTGACGAACCGCAGCGGGCGCGCAATTCTCAGGACGCGAAGGTGCACGCCGGACGGTTCGGACGGCGCGGCAGCGTGGCAGCGGGGTCGATGATTCTTCGGTCCGCAGGCATGGAACCGACGTGCGGTGGGGAATACACCCCGTAGGCAGTTACCGCCCCAGGGGGCGCTCTCGGAGAGGGCGGACCCGCGAGGTAGGGAGTTCGACGATTCGGTCTCCGAATCCGGACTGGACAGCAGTGTGCCGTCTGGCTACACTGTCCCTTTGCGCTGCCTTTTAGCTGCTCCGTGACTCGACCCCCGGAGTACGCACTACCCCGACCAGGGGTGGCACCCCGCTTGCGCACTGGCACTGACCTGGTGAGATTCCGGGTCGGCGGCACGTGTGAGGGCGCGGATGCTACCCGTGCGACGGGTGGGCCCGGTACGCGCGTAGTGAGCTCCGAGCCCTCGGAAGGACCCCCTCTTGGCCGCCTCGCGCAACGCCTCGAACAACTCCGCATCCACCGCACCGCTCCGTATTTCCTTCGCGAAGATTCGTGAGCCCCTCGAGGTTCCCAACCTCCTCGCCCTGCAGACCGAGAGCTTCGACTGGCTCCTCGGCAACCAGGCGTGGAAGTCCAGGGTCGAGGCGTCGCTCGCGGAAGGACACGACGTCCCGCAGAAGTCAGGTCTGGAGGAGATCTTCGAGGAGATCTCCCCGATCGAGGACTTCTCCGGTTCGATGTCGCTGACTTTCCGCGACCACCGCTTCGAGCCCCCGAAGAACTCGATCGACGAGTGCAAGGACCGCGACTTCACCTTCGCGGCCCCGCTCTTCGTCACGGCCGAGTTCACCAACAACGAGACCGGCGAGATCAAGTCGCAGACGGTCTTCATGGGCGACTTCCCGCTCATGACCCACAAGGGCACCTTCGTGATCAACGGCACCGAGCGTGTCGTCGTCTCGCAGCTGGTGCGCTCCCCGGGCGTCTACTTCGACACCACCCTGGACAAGACGTCCGACAAGGACATCTACTCCGCCAAGGTCATCCCCTCCCGTGGTGCCTGGCTCGAGCTGGAGATCGACAAGCGCGACATGGTCGGTGTCCGCATCGACCGCAAGCGCAAGCAGTCGGTCACCGTGCTGCTGAAGGCACTCGGCTGGACCTCCGAGCAGATCCTGGAGGAGTTCGGCCAGTACGAGTCGATGCGCGCCACCCTGGAGAAGGACCACACCCAGGGCCAGGACGACGCGCTGCTCGACATCTACCGCAAGCTGCGTCCGGGCGAGCCGCCGACCAAGGAGGCCGCGCAGACGCTGTTGGAGAACCTCTACTTCAACCCGAAGCGCTACGACCTGGCCAAGGTCGGTCGGTACAAGATCAACAAGAAGCTCGGCGTGGTCGAGCCCCTTGACGGTGGCGTGCTGACGGTCGACGACATCCTCGCGACGATCAAGTACCTGGTGCAGCTGCACGCGGGGGAGACCGAGACGGTCGCCCCCAACGGCAACACCATCGTGGTCGAGGACGACGACATCGACCACTTCGGCAACCGTCGTCTCCGCAATGTCGGCGAGCTGATCCAGAACCAGGTCCGTACGGGTCTCGCCCGTATGGAGCGCGTGGTGCGCGAGCGGATGACCACCCAGGACGTCGAGGCGATCACGCCGCAGACCCTGATCAACATCCGCCCGGTCGTCGCCTCCATCAAGGAGTTCTTCGGCACCAGCCAGCTGTCCCAGTTCATGGACCAGACGAACCCGCTGTCGGGGCTGACCCACAAGCGTCGTCTGTCCGCGCTGGGCCCGGGTGGTCTGTCCCGTGAGCGCGCCGGCTTCGAGGTCCGTGACGTGCACCCGTCCCACTACGGACGGATGTGCCCGATCGAGACCCCGGAAGGCCCGAACATCGGTCTGATCGGCTCGCTCGCCTCCTACGGCCGGGTCAACGCCTTCGGCTTCGTGGAGACCCCGTACCGCAAGGTCGTCGAGGGTGTCGTCACCGACGACCTCGACTACCTGACCGCGGACGAGGAGGACCGGTACGTCATCGCCCAGGCCAACGCGCCGCTGACCGATGACAACCACTTCGCCGAGGGCCGTGTCCTGGTCCGCCGCCGTGGCGGCGAGATCGACTACATCCCCGGTGTCGAGATCGACTACATGGACGTCTCGCCGCGCCAGATGGTGTCGGTCGCGACCGCCATGATCCCGTTCCTCGAGCACGACGACGCCAACCGCGCCCTCATGGGATCCAACATGATGCGCCAGGCCGTCCCGCTGCTGAAGAGCGAGTCGCCGCTGGTCGGCACCGGCATGGAGTACCGCGCCGCGGTCGACGCCGCCGATGTCATCGCCGCCGAGAAGGCCGGTGTGGTCCAGGAGGTCTCCGCCGACTACGTCACGGTGGCCAACGACGACGGCACCTACACCACGTACCGCGTGGCCAAGTTCACCCGCTCCAACCAGGGCACGGCCTTCAACCAGAAGGTCATCGTGGACGAGGGCGCGCGTATCGAGGTGGGCCAGGTGCTCGCCGACGGTCCCTGCACGGACCAGGGCGAGATGGCGCTCGGCAAGAACCTGCTCGTGGCGTTCATGCCGTGGGAGGGCCACAACTACGAGGACGCGATCATCCTGTCGCAGCGCCTCGTCCAGGACGACGTCCTCTCCTCGATCCACATCGAGGAGCACGAGGTCGACGCCCGTGACACCAAGCTGGGCCCGGAGGAGATCACTCGGGACATCCCGAACGTCTCCGAGGAGGTCCTCGCGGACCTCGACGAGCGCGGCATCATCCGCATCGGCGCCGATGTCACCACCGGTGACATCCTGGTCGGCAAGGTCACCCCCAAGGGCGAGACCGAGCTGACCCCGGAGGAGCGCCTGCTGCGCGCCATCTTCGGCGAGAAGGCCCGTGAGGTCCGCGACACCTCGCTCAAGGTGCCGCACGGCGAGCAGGGCAAGATCATCGGCGTCCGCGTCTTCGACCGCGAAGAGGGCGACGAGCTGCCGCCCGGCGTCAACCAGCTGGTCCGGGTCTACGTGGCCCAGAAGCGCAAGATCACCAACGGTGACAAGCTGGCCGGCCGCCACGGCAACAAGGGTGTCATCTCCAAGATCCTTCCGGTCGAGGACATGCCCTTCCTCGAGGACGGCACCCCGGTCGACATCGTGCTCAACCCCCTCGGTGTCCCGTCCCGGATGAACCCGGGACAGGTACTGGAGACCCACCTCGGCTGGCTCGCCAAGACCGGCTGGGACGTCTCCGGGATCGCCGAGGAGTGGGCCCGCCGACTCCAGAAGATCGGTGCGGACAAGGCCACCGGTGGCACCAACCTCGCCACCCCGGTCTTCGACGGCGCCCGCGAGGACGAGATCACCGGTCTGCTCGACCACACCACGCTGACCCGGGACGGCGACCGACTGGTCGGCTCCTCCGGCAAGGCCCGGCTGTTCGACGGCCGCTCGGGAGAGCCTTTCCCGATGCCGGTCTCGATCGGCTACATGTACATCCTCAAGCTGCACCACCTGGTCGACGACAAGCTCCACGCCCGTTCGACCGGTCCGTACTCCATGATCACGCAGCAGCCGCTGGGTGGTAAGGCACAGTTCGGTGGTCAGCGCTTCGGTGAGATGGAGGTGTGGGCGCTGGAGGCGTACGGCGCCGCCTACGCCCTCCAGGAACTGCTCACCATCAAGTCCGACGACGTTCTCGGCCGAGTGAAGGTCTACGAGGCCATCGTCAAGGGCGAGAACATCCCCGAGCCCGGCATCCCCGAGTCCTTCAAGGTGCTCATCAAGGAGATGCAGTCGCTCTGCCTGAACGTGGAGGTGCTGTCCTCGGACGGCATGTCCATCGAGATGCGTGACTCCGACGAGGACGTGTTCCGCGCCGCGGAGGAGCTCGGTATCGACCTGTCCCGGCGCGAGCCGAGCAGCGTCGAAGAGGTCTGACGAGGGTTCGGTCGGCCGTCATCGCGAGATGACGGCCGGCCCGCCCCCAGGACCCCCTCAGACCAGATGTAAGACTTCGACCCCGAAGGTGGGATTGACGACCCGTGCTCGACGTCAACTTCTTCGATGAACTGCGAATCGGCCTGGCGACCGCTGACGACATCCGTCAGTGGTCCCACGGCGAGGTCAAGAAGCCCGAGACCATCAACTACCGCACCCTCAAGCCGGAAAAGGACGGACTCTTCTGCGAGAAGATCTTCGGCCCGACCCGCGACTGGGAGTGCTACTGCGGTAAGTACAAGCGTGTCCGCTTCAAGGGCATCATCTGCGAGCGCTGCGGCGTCGAGGTCACTCGCGCCAAGGTGCGTCGTGAGCGGATGGGCCACATCGAGCTGGCCGCCCCTGTCACGCACATCTGGTACTTCAAGGGCGTGCCCTCGCGCCTCGGCTACCTCCTGGACCTTGCCCCCAAGGACCTTGAGAAGGTCATCTACTTCGCCGCCTACATGATCACGTGGGTGGACGACGAGCGCCGCACCCGTGACCTGTCCTCGCTGGAGGCCCAGGTCTCGGTCGAGCGCCAGCAGATCGAGCAGCGCCGCGACGCCGACCTGGAGACCCAGGCCAAGAAGCTCGAGAGCGACCTCGCCGAGCTCGAGGCCGAGGGCGCCAAGGCCGACGTCCGCCGCAAGGTGCGCGAGAGCGCCGAGCGCGGGATGAAGCAGCTCCGTGACCGGGCCCAGCGCGAGCTGGACCGGCTGGACGAGGTGTGGGCCCGCTTCAAGTCCCTCAAGGTCCAGGACCTGGAGGGCGACGAGCTGCTCTACCGCGAGCTGCGCGACCGCTTCGGCACGTACTTCTCCGGTTCGATGGGTGCCGCGGCGCTGCAGAAGCGCCTCGAAACCTTCGACCTGGAGGAGGAGGCCGAGAAGCTCCGCGAGATCATCAAGACCGGCAAGGGCCAGAAGAAGACCCGTGCGCTCAAGCGCCTCAAGGTCGTCTCCGCGTTCCTGCAGACCACCAACAAGCCCAACGGCATGGTGCTGGACTGCGTCCCGGTCATCCCGCCGGACCTGCGTCCGATGGTGCAGCTGGACGGTGGCCGCTTCGCGACCTCCGACCTGAACGACCTGTACCGCCGCGTGATCAACCGCAACAACCGGCTCAAGCGTCTCCTTGACCTCGGCGCGCCCGAGATCATCGTGAACAACGAGAAGCGGATGCTGCAGGAGGCCGTCGACGCGCTGTTCGACAACGGCCGCCGCGGCCGTCCGGTCACCGGTCCGGGCAACCGCCCGCTGAAGTCCCTGAGCGACATGCTCAAGGGCAAGCAGGGTCGTTTCCGGCAGAACCTCCTCGGCAAGCGAGTCGACTACTCGGCCCGTTCGGTCATCGTCGTCGGCCCGCAGCTCAAGCTGCACCAGTGCGGTCTGCCCAAGGCCATGGCGCTGGAGCTCTTCAAGCCGTTCGTGATGAAGCGCCTGGTGGACCTGAACCACGCGCAGAACATCAAGTCGGCCAAGCGCATGGTCGAGCGCGCCCGCCCGGTGGTCTGGGACGTCCTCGAAGAGGTCATCGCCGAGCACCCGGTGCTGCTGAACCGTGCGCCCACCCTGCACCGCCTCGGCATCCAGGCCTTCGAGCCGCAGCTGGTCGAGGGCAAGGCCATCCAGATCCACCCGCTCGTCTGCACCGCGTTCAACGCGGACTTCGACGGCGACCAGATGGCCGTGCACCTTCCGCTGTCCGCGGAGGCGCAGGCCGAGGCCCGCATCCTGATGCTGTCCTCGAACAACATCCTGAAGCCGGCCGACGGTCGCCCCGTCACCATGCCGACCCAGGACATGGTGCTGGGCCTGTTCTTCCTCACCTCGACCCGTGACCCGGAGACCCTCCGCGGCGTCGGCCGGGCCTTCGGCTCGACCGGCGAGGCCGTCATGGCCTTCGACGCCAAGGAGCTCGACCTCCAGGCCGAGATCGACCTGCGGCTGCCGCTGGGCACCGTCCCGCCGCGCGGCTGGGTCGCCCCGGTCGACGAGGACGGCAAGGCCACCTGGCAGGAGGGCGAGCAGCTCCGCCTGCGGACGACCCTGGGCCGTGCGCTCTTCAACGAGCAGCTGCCCGAGGACTACCCGTTCGTCGAGGAGGAGATCAACAAGAAGCAGCTCTCCGCCATCGTCAACGACCTGGCCGAGCGCTACCCCAAGGTCGTCGTCGCGGCGACCCTGGACAACCTCAAGGCGACCGGTTTCCACTGGGCGACCCGTTCCGGCGTCACCGTGTCCATCTCGGACATCGTGGTCCCGCCGAACAAGCCGCAGATCCTCGAGGGCTACGAGGCTCAGGCCGAGAAGGTCCAGAAGCAGTACGAGCGCGGCCTGATCACCAAGGACGAGCGCCAGCAGGAGCTCGTCAACATCTGGACCAAGGCGACCGCCGAGGTCGCCGAGGCGATGAACGCGAACTTCCCGAAGACCAACCCCATCTTCATGATGGTGGACTCCGGGGCCCGCGGAAACATGATGCAGATGCGTCAGATCGCCGGTATGCGTGGTCTGGTGTCGAACGCGAAGAACGAGACCATCGCCCGACCCATCAAGGCGTCGTTCCGTGAGGGTCTGTCCGTGCTGGAGTACTTCATCTCCACCCACGGTGCCCGTAAGGGTCTCGCCGACACCGCCCTGCGTACCGCCGACTCCGGTTACCTCACCCGTCGTCTGGTCGACGTCTCCCAGGACGTCATCATTCGCGAGGAGGACTGCGGCACCGAGCGCGGCCTCAAGCTGCCGATCGCGGACCGCGGCGAGGACGGCGTGCTGCGCAAGCGGGACGACGTCGAGACCAGCGTCTACGCCCGTGCGCTGGCCGAGGAGATCATCGTCGACGGGCAGGTGCTGGCCCCGGTCAACACCGACCTCGGCGACGTGCTGATCGACGAGCTGATCCGCCTCGGCATCTCCGAGGTCAAGACCCGCTCGATCCTGACCTGCGAGTCCGCCGTCGGCACCTGCGCCATGTGCTACGGCCGCTCGCTGGCCACCGGCAAGCTGGTCGACATCGGTGAGGCGGTCGGCATCATCGCCGCCCAGTCCATCGGTGAGCCCGGCACCCAGCTGACGATGCGTACCTTCCACACCGGTGGTGTGGCCGGTGACGACATCACCCAGGGTCTGCCCCGTGTCGTCGAGCTCTTCGAGGCCCGTAACCCGCGCGGTGTGGCCCCGATCAGCGAGGCCGAGGGCCGGGTCCGGATCGAGGACACCGAGAAGACCCGCAAGCTCGTCGTCACCCCCGACGACGGCAGCGAGGAGATCGCCTACCCGGTCTCCAAGCGCATCAAGCTGCGCGTCAGCGAGGGCGAGCACGTCGAGGTCGGCCAGCAGCTCACGGCCGGCACCGTCAACCCGCACGACGTGCTGCGCATTCTGGGCCAGCGCCAGGTGCAGATCCACCTGGTCGCCGAGGTCCAGAAGGTCTACAACTCGCAGGGTGTGTCGATCCACGACAAGCACATCGAGATCATCATCCGGCAGATGCTCCGCCGGGTCACGATCATCGAGTCGGGCGACGCCGAGCTGCTTCCGGGCGAGCTCGTCGAGCGCGGCCGCTTCGAGACCGAGAACCGTCGTGTGGTGTCCGAGAGCGGCCAGCCCGCCTCCGGCCGTCCGCAGCTGATGGGTATCACCAAGGCCTCGCTGGCGACCGAGTCCTGGCTGTCGGCCGCCTCCTTCCAGGAGACGACCCGGGTGCTCACCGACGCGGCGATCCACGCCAAGTCGGACCCGCTGCTGGGCCTGAAGGAGAACGTCATCCTCGGTAAGCTCATCCCGGCCGGTACGGGTCTGCCCCGCTACCGCAACATCCGGGTGGAGCCCACCGAGGAGGCCAAGGCCGCGATGTACTCGGCCGTCGGCTACGACGACATCGACTACTCGCCCTTCGGCTCCGGCTCCGGCCAGGCGGTTCCGCTGGACGACTACGACTACGGCCCCTACACCGGCTGAGGTCAGTAGCAGGCACGCCCCGCAGGGCGGTCATCCCGGTCACCCGGGGTGGCCGCCCTGCGGCGTTGTCAGCGTGTCGGCCGGGGGCGGCCGCGGGTGTCAGCCGCCGGCCAGCAGCCGGGCGGCCGACTCCAGCACGGCCGACCGGTCCGTCCGGCCGGTCCGCCGCCGGGCCAGGGCCGGCATCCGGGTCGCGGCACGCAGCTCCGGGGCGCGTTCGACCACGGTCACACCGGTCTCGGCCTCCAGCACCGGCGCGTAGCCGGCGGCGCGCAACGCCTGGAGGGTGGCGGTCGGCGGCTGGGTGCTGATCAGCACCGTCGGCGCGATCAGCCGGAGCTCCAGCTTGGCCAGCATCCGCGACTTCTCCAGCTCGACCAGCAGCGTCTCGTCGTCCGAGCGGATGCAGCAGGCGGAGCGGACCACCCGCATCCGGCCGTGGGTCCGCCCGGTGTCCCGGACCAGGTACTCCAGCGGCTGCGGCAGCTCGCCCTCGGCGGCGGCGCGCAGCCGGGCGAGCAGCTCCTCGGCGGCGAGACCGCCGTCCAGGGCGCGGCGGACCGAGGCCGCGCCGAAGCGCCAGACCACCGCATGGCCCTCGGACTCCCGGTCGGCGGCCGAGCCCAGCAGCTCGGCCAGCTCGGGCGAGGGCGCCCCGGTGGCGATCGCGGTCAGGTCGGCCTGGAAGCGCGCGGTGGTACGCGGCGGCGGCAGCAGGTCGGCGAGCGCGCCGCGCAGCCGGGCCAGCGGGGCCGCAGCGGCCCCGTCCCCGGCCGAGGGCCCGGCCGTACTGCCCGGGACGTAGGGGAACTCCGCCGCCGCCCCGCTCGCCAGCAGCTCCACCACGGCCTCGCCGATGGTGGTCAGCCGCCCGTGCGCGGCCACGCCCAGCAGCTCGGCCTCGGCCAGGGTGGCGACCACCCGCTGCAGCCCGGATTCGGTGAGCGGGACCAGGCCGGGGGAGTACCAGTCGACCCGGCGGACCAGCCCCAGCAGGGCCTCGCCCTGCAGTGCGGCGGCCGGGCCCAGGCCGAGCCCGGGAGGCAGCGCCGCCAGCGCCGACAGCACCCCCTGCCGCAGCTGCACCGCCTCGCCGTCCTCCGGCGGGACCAGGGCGAAGGGCTGCTGCTCGTGGTCGTCCGGCCACCAGCTCAGCACCTCGGGCACCACGGCCCAGGCACTGACCAGCGGGACCAGCCGCTCGGCCGGGGAGCCCGACTGCCAGCCGTCGTAGCGTCCGGTCGGCAGCAGCCGGACCGGCCCGGCGACCGGTGCCGACCGCCGGCCGCGTCCGCGCGCCGGGGGAGCGTCCGGCTGCTCCTCGTGCAGCCCCAGCAGGTCGGCGTGGAAGGCGAGGTCGATCCAGAGCCGGGTCTGCGCCTCGGGTGCGTCGACGGCCTTGGCCAGCCGCTTGGCATCGCGCAGCGCCAGGCCGCCGGCCTTGCGGAGGCTGCCGGGTGCGACCGCACAGGCCGCCAGCAGCAGTTCGACCCTCCGGACGGCACCGGCGGCGGCCGCCTGGGCCTCGGGCAGGGTCTCCGCGACCGGCAGCAGGCCCTCGGCCAGGGCCGGTGGCGCAGGGGTGAACCGCGGGCCCTCCAGGTTGTCCTGGAGGGCGTCGCCGACCTCGAAGGGCAGCTCGACCAGGTCGGGGCCGACCGGGACGACCAGGCCGTGGGCGGCCAGCCAGTCGGTCCCGGGATCGCCCGAACCTCCGTGCCGCAGCTCGAACTTGCTGGCGGGGCCGTAGTACCGGCCGCCCAGCGGGACGAAGCAGTGGGTCCGCAGCAGCGGCGGCCCTGCGGTCAGCCGGTCGAGCAGCTCGCGGGCGGCCGGCGGGGCCGCGGCGGCCAGTGCCCGCACCCGTTCGCCGTCGCCGAGCGCCTGGACGATGGCGGCCTGGGCCTGCTCGCGGTTGCGCCGGTCGGCGAGGTCGAGCCCGGCGGCGATCCGGTGCACCTCGGGGGCATTGAACGCGTCCGACATCAGCGGTGCCAGCGGTCGGCCGAGGCCGATGCTCTCCCCCAGGTGCCGCTGGACGAAGGAGGGCAGGGCCACCTCGCCCCGGGCGGCCGGCAGCACCAGCATCCGCGCGCGGAGCCCGGCCAGGGTCCGTTCGGCGGCCGTGCGCAGCGCCGGATCCCCCTGGGCCAGGTGGTCGAGCAGCCGGCCGGCCGGGACCGTCCTGGTGGAGGGTTCGAACGGGGTCCAGTACGGGCCCGGCTGCAGCGGCCCGTACGTTCGGGCGGCCAACCGGACGGCGGCGCCCAGCAGTTGCAGCTCGGGGGTGTTGAGCCCGGCGACCGCCTCGGCCACCGACCGGTCGTCCAGCAGCCGGTCCGCCAGCTGGGCCAGGGTCTGCGGCTCGGGGCGGCCGGGGAGCGCCTGACCGTGGAGCAGCCGACGGACCGTCAGTAGTTCGGCGAGCTCCTCGGGCGACAGCTCGGCAAGTCGATTGCGCAGGGCGCTAGCACTCTTCACAGGCCGACGCTACCGCGCGCGCCGAGCGGCCCGGTTCCGATTCACTCCCACGCCGCCCCGTGCGCTCCCGCGCGCCCCCGGCGGTGCCGGTCAGCCCGGCAGCATCGTGCTGCGGCCGTGCAGCTGGGCCCGGTCGGCGGCGGCCCGCCCCTGGGTCCAGCCCTCGTAGTCGTTGGCCCGGATCGCCCGGCCGGTGCGGAGGCCGGGGAACATCCGGTCGGTGGACTCCTGGACCGCCTCCTCCCGCGCGGCCAGCACCGGCAGCAGCGAGGGCGTGCCGCCGTCGGACCCCGGCCCGGAGCCCTCGCCGGCCAGGGCCTGCTCGTTGGCGAGGGCCTCCTCGGTGACCCGGGCGGTGGCCTCCGCCAGCCGCTCGCGGATCCGGGCCGCGTAGGCGACCAGGAAGGACTGCCGGAAGGACTTGGTCCGGGACCCGCCCCCGCCGCCGCGCTGCACCCCGGCGCTGTTCATCGCACTGGTCGCCTGGACCAGCAGCGAGGTGTAGAGCAGCTCCACGGCCTCCAGGTCGGCCGGGAACCCGACGACGGTGCAGAAGCCGAGGTCCTTGGACCAGACCGACTTGGCCCGGTTGGCGCCGGCCACCGCGTCCAGCAACACCGCCTTCGGGGCCTCGTAGGGGTTGTCCACGCCGATCCGGCGGGCGCCCGGCTCCGAGCCGTTGCCGGAGGACGCCGCCAGCAGCGCCTCGTCGATGCTGTGCTGCGCCATCAACTGCTGGGCCTTGGCGGTCAGCGCCTCGGCCTCGTCCGGGAACTCGGTGGACTCGGCCTTGGCCAGCAGCGCCCGGATCCGGCCGAGCATCCGCGGCTCGCTGCCGGTCTTCTGGGTGAACGCGATGCCCGAGCCGCCGACCTGGCCGGACGCCGGGCCCGCGGCGCTGCCGGGCGGGGGAGCGAGCAGGGTGATCGGGGGCAGTCGGCCGAGCAGCCGGTTGAGTTCGAGCAGCAGCGTGGCCACGGTGAACCGGTCCGCCCGCTCCCGCAGGGCGACCCCGGCCAGGAACTCGTCGTCGGTGGCCCACCAGGCCGCCGCCTCCAGCTCGCGCAGCTGACCCGACCAGCGGGCGTCCAGCGCCGCCGCCGCGTAGCCCCGGGACTCGGCCGCGATCAGGTCGACCGCCAGCCGCAGGTGCCGGACGGTGAGCTCCCGGCGGACGGTCCTGGTCACGTCGGCGGGCTGCCAGCCGGCCTGCCAGAGCCGGGCCAGCAGCGAGCCGGTGACCACCAGCACGGTCCGGCTGGTCTGCTCCCAGCGCGAGGCCGGCTCCGAGAGCGCGCTCGCGCCCTGGTCCAGCGCCAGGTGGTACCGGTCCTCGGGGGCGTACAGCACGGCGCCGAAGGCGGACTCCACCAGCTCGCGCAGCGAGGGACCGCCCCCGCCCCGCGGCGGGTGGGCCGTGGGCGCGGCGTGCGCGTGCTGCCGGCCCTCCCGGTTCCGGTCCTGTTCCCGGCTCTGCTCCCGGTCGTGCTGCTGTGCGCGGCGGCGCTCCTGACTGCGCTTGCCCATGGCTACCCTCCTTCTTCGTCGGTGTGGTGGCGGCAGCACCCATTGTCGCGGACCAGAGGTGCTGACCCGGTACCGACGTGACGCCGGTCGGCGAGATCGCGTCGACCGGCTCCGAGCAGGTGTGCTGTCGGTGCAGCGGCCAGATTGTCGTCCGGCGTCGGGCGGGGTGTGTCTGGTGATTCCAACTAGCCCTGGAGGAAAGGCTGATGATGGATTGACGTAGGGGTCGGAGAGGACTGACGTCAAGTCAGATCGAGCCCTTTGGCGGCTCCAGGTCACGCAGCTCCGGGGACTGCCCCGGGTGCCTTCCAAGGCCCTTTGCTGACGAGTACATGATCTTTTGTGGTCACTGTCTCGAACGAGCGCGGGTGCGGGCCAGAGGCCATCGAAGTGATGTAGCGCGTATCGCAGGAGACCCAACAGTTCCGACCCACGGTTTCGACTGTGCGGCCCGAGCTGACCGGCGGTGCAGCTGATACCTGTCCGGATGGTTTCCAGTGAGAGCGACGCAGACCACCTTGAACGTGCCTCTGACGGATTACACCGTCTACATCGATGATTCCGGCCACCCGCAGAGCGGCCTCGCCCTCTACTCGGCCCTGGCGGTCCCTCGCGGGAGCGCTGAGCGACGCCTCGCACAGTGGCGGCAGTTCCGCATGGAGCTGGACGCGGAGTACGGCATTCCCGAGGGCTTCGAGCTCCATGCCAACGAGTTCATCGCGGGTCGGCGCCGCCCCGGCGGAAACAATCCGTCGAAGGCGGATCGGTGGCTGATCTCGCAGCGCGGGCTTCAGATCATCGGCGACTGGTCCGATGCCCGGGTCTGCACCGTCTACAGTGCGGACCCGAGTCGTCCGGCGCAGTCCCGCCACGCGGCT
The Streptacidiphilus albus JL83 genome window above contains:
- the rpoB gene encoding DNA-directed RNA polymerase subunit beta, coding for MAASRNASNNSASTAPLRISFAKIREPLEVPNLLALQTESFDWLLGNQAWKSRVEASLAEGHDVPQKSGLEEIFEEISPIEDFSGSMSLTFRDHRFEPPKNSIDECKDRDFTFAAPLFVTAEFTNNETGEIKSQTVFMGDFPLMTHKGTFVINGTERVVVSQLVRSPGVYFDTTLDKTSDKDIYSAKVIPSRGAWLELEIDKRDMVGVRIDRKRKQSVTVLLKALGWTSEQILEEFGQYESMRATLEKDHTQGQDDALLDIYRKLRPGEPPTKEAAQTLLENLYFNPKRYDLAKVGRYKINKKLGVVEPLDGGVLTVDDILATIKYLVQLHAGETETVAPNGNTIVVEDDDIDHFGNRRLRNVGELIQNQVRTGLARMERVVRERMTTQDVEAITPQTLINIRPVVASIKEFFGTSQLSQFMDQTNPLSGLTHKRRLSALGPGGLSRERAGFEVRDVHPSHYGRMCPIETPEGPNIGLIGSLASYGRVNAFGFVETPYRKVVEGVVTDDLDYLTADEEDRYVIAQANAPLTDDNHFAEGRVLVRRRGGEIDYIPGVEIDYMDVSPRQMVSVATAMIPFLEHDDANRALMGSNMMRQAVPLLKSESPLVGTGMEYRAAVDAADVIAAEKAGVVQEVSADYVTVANDDGTYTTYRVAKFTRSNQGTAFNQKVIVDEGARIEVGQVLADGPCTDQGEMALGKNLLVAFMPWEGHNYEDAIILSQRLVQDDVLSSIHIEEHEVDARDTKLGPEEITRDIPNVSEEVLADLDERGIIRIGADVTTGDILVGKVTPKGETELTPEERLLRAIFGEKAREVRDTSLKVPHGEQGKIIGVRVFDREEGDELPPGVNQLVRVYVAQKRKITNGDKLAGRHGNKGVISKILPVEDMPFLEDGTPVDIVLNPLGVPSRMNPGQVLETHLGWLAKTGWDVSGIAEEWARRLQKIGADKATGGTNLATPVFDGAREDEITGLLDHTTLTRDGDRLVGSSGKARLFDGRSGEPFPMPVSIGYMYILKLHHLVDDKLHARSTGPYSMITQQPLGGKAQFGGQRFGEMEVWALEAYGAAYALQELLTIKSDDVLGRVKVYEAIVKGENIPEPGIPESFKVLIKEMQSLCLNVEVLSSDGMSIEMRDSDEDVFRAAEELGIDLSRREPSSVEEV
- a CDS encoding DNA-directed RNA polymerase subunit beta'; this translates as MLDVNFFDELRIGLATADDIRQWSHGEVKKPETINYRTLKPEKDGLFCEKIFGPTRDWECYCGKYKRVRFKGIICERCGVEVTRAKVRRERMGHIELAAPVTHIWYFKGVPSRLGYLLDLAPKDLEKVIYFAAYMITWVDDERRTRDLSSLEAQVSVERQQIEQRRDADLETQAKKLESDLAELEAEGAKADVRRKVRESAERGMKQLRDRAQRELDRLDEVWARFKSLKVQDLEGDELLYRELRDRFGTYFSGSMGAAALQKRLETFDLEEEAEKLREIIKTGKGQKKTRALKRLKVVSAFLQTTNKPNGMVLDCVPVIPPDLRPMVQLDGGRFATSDLNDLYRRVINRNNRLKRLLDLGAPEIIVNNEKRMLQEAVDALFDNGRRGRPVTGPGNRPLKSLSDMLKGKQGRFRQNLLGKRVDYSARSVIVVGPQLKLHQCGLPKAMALELFKPFVMKRLVDLNHAQNIKSAKRMVERARPVVWDVLEEVIAEHPVLLNRAPTLHRLGIQAFEPQLVEGKAIQIHPLVCTAFNADFDGDQMAVHLPLSAEAQAEARILMLSSNNILKPADGRPVTMPTQDMVLGLFFLTSTRDPETLRGVGRAFGSTGEAVMAFDAKELDLQAEIDLRLPLGTVPPRGWVAPVDEDGKATWQEGEQLRLRTTLGRALFNEQLPEDYPFVEEEINKKQLSAIVNDLAERYPKVVVAATLDNLKATGFHWATRSGVTVSISDIVVPPNKPQILEGYEAQAEKVQKQYERGLITKDERQQELVNIWTKATAEVAEAMNANFPKTNPIFMMVDSGARGNMMQMRQIAGMRGLVSNAKNETIARPIKASFREGLSVLEYFISTHGARKGLADTALRTADSGYLTRRLVDVSQDVIIREEDCGTERGLKLPIADRGEDGVLRKRDDVETSVYARALAEEIIVDGQVLAPVNTDLGDVLIDELIRLGISEVKTRSILTCESAVGTCAMCYGRSLATGKLVDIGEAVGIIAAQSIGEPGTQLTMRTFHTGGVAGDDITQGLPRVVELFEARNPRGVAPISEAEGRVRIEDTEKTRKLVVTPDDGSEEIAYPVSKRIKLRVSEGEHVEVGQQLTAGTVNPHDVLRILGQRQVQIHLVAEVQKVYNSQGVSIHDKHIEIIIRQMLRRVTIIESGDAELLPGELVERGRFETENRRVVSESGQPASGRPQLMGITKASLATESWLSAASFQETTRVLTDAAIHAKSDPLLGLKENVILGKLIPAGTGLPRYRNIRVEPTEEAKAAMYSAVGYDDIDYSPFGSGSGQAVPLDDYDYGPYTG